In a genomic window of Quercus lobata isolate SW786 chromosome 4, ValleyOak3.0 Primary Assembly, whole genome shotgun sequence:
- the LOC115985948 gene encoding uncharacterized protein LOC115985948 → MPKKAKYTRNIPSYEMARLDRMRQNQERIDALGLKHISTSLKDSAQSNCAKRKRSRASVVVDDDYVPPIGDDENDDESSNSLINKLQMAPGRLTRSRGEASIPVVQSTVQSTETSPEVNPLVQSSSSVEATDALTNTTGSTSRNTRGTTRGIAVRALVEKSGKLPVRIVAEYDAPVGTNACKLVNQIGVQVRSNLSSYNVKNWKSVDAATRDVVLQSIADQFELEGESNLVNKTINTKCGRLLSCSSNKLYQIYKKLVQSHGADYAKNHPPKNATLKQWTELIEGRWTNKDWLEKSRINSENRSKTSGKHRCGSKALAVRVDEETNNNGGQVPELAKIYKDVHFNPNTNKWIQPEDEATYETILKVQEDHCQDPNAIPLTQEEISNLVFKKKSGIVKGLGMRPSSSLVTTASSSSVEYIHRLESEIIELKEARARDEEERAKEQEARAKQDEVQKNILNFLRSKGYDDAFTYGGGSSSS, encoded by the exons atgcccaaaaaggCCAAATACACTCGTAATATACCAAGTTATGAGATGGCAAGATTGGATAGAATGAGGCAAAACCAAGAGAGAATTGATGCTTTGGGATTGAAGCACATCTCAACTTCTCTAAAGGATTCTGCTCAGTCCAATTgtgcaaaaaggaaaagaagtagAGCTAGTGTTGTGGTAGATGATGATTATGTACCACCTATTGGTGACGATGAGAATGATGATGAGTCATCTAATTCTTTAATCAATAAG TTACAAATGGCACCAGGACGACTTACACGCTCACGAGGTGAGGCATCTATCCCGGTGGTCCAATCTACGGTTCAATCTACGGAAACATCTCCTGAAGTAAATCCTCTCGTCCAAAGTTCTTCTAGTGTGGAGGCTACCGACGCATTAACTAACACGACTG GATCTACTAGTAGAAATACTCGTGGAACAACACGTGGTATAGCAGTACGGGCACttgttgaaaaaagtggtaAGTTGCCAGTACGTATAGTTGCAGAGTATGATGCTCCTGTTGGGACTAATGCGTGCAAACTTGTCAATCAAATTGGTGTACAAGTACGAAGTAATTTGTCCAGTTACAAtgtgaaaaattggaaaagtgTTGATGCTGCTACTAGAGATGTGGTGCTTCAAAGTATAGCg GATCAGTTTGAGCTAGAAGGAGAATCTAACTTGGtgaacaaaacaataaatacaAAATGTGGAAGATTATTGAGTTGCAGCTCTAACAAGTTGTATCAGATTTATAAAAAACTCGTACAATCTCATGGTGCTGACTATGCAAAAAACCACCCGCCAAAGAATGCCACACTTAAGCAGTGGACTGAACTCATTGAAGGGAGATGGACCAATAAGGACTGGCTG GAAAAATCAAGAATTAACTCTGAAAATAGGAGCAAAACTTCAGGCAAACATAGATGCGGGTcaaaggcacttgctgttagGGTTGATGAGGAG acAAATAATAATGGCGGTCAAGTTCCTGAATTGGCAAAAATTTACAAAgatgttcatttcaatccaaatacaaataagtGGATACAGCCTGAGGATGAAGCGACATAT GAAACTATTCTCAAAGTGCAAGAGGATCATTGTCAAGATCCTAATGCAATTCCCCTTACACAAGAGGAGatctcaaacttggtttttaaaaagaaatccGGTATTGTAAAAGGACTTGGCATGAGACCTTCCTCTTCTCTAGTAACCACTGCCTCATCTAGTTCGGTGGAGTATATTCATCGGTTAGAAAGTGAGATAATTGAGCTCAAAGAGGCAAGAGCTAGGGATGAAGAGGAGCGAGCTAAGGAGCAAGAGGCGCGAGCTAAGCAAGATGAGgtccaaaagaatattcttaattttttgaggagCAAGGGTTATGATGACGCTTTTACCTATGGAGGTGGTTCATCTTCAAGCTAA
- the LOC115985947 gene encoding uncharacterized protein LOC115985947: MDKSWMTMGKTPDGRLSRPYIEGVNAFINFAKVVMDLSGNIPCPCIHCVNCYRQSLHTVRIHLFHRGIMQSYINWHNHGEFRVLNENIHDNEMSDGDHMDGIDALVGDRIRGEPRNVIEDEEVHHFDKLEEDAKRELYPGCTDYSILKFVIEMLNVKVMTNLSNKGLDMMLELLTKVLPKGNLVPRSTYEAKKILRDLGMSYEHIDACKNDCALFWKENENLDKCPVCEAPRYKDTRAQGKKISHKVLRYFPLTPRLRRLYTSSQRAKDMRWYIDKRVDDGIMRHPADSEEWKEFDLQYPDFALEPRNVRLGLATDGFNPFGNMNNNYSMWPVILIPYNLPPWLVMKEPYFMLSLLIPGPHQPGNEIDIYLKPLVDELKELWEEGVETYDAYSKEHFQMRATLLWTIHDYPGFGNVSGWRTKGYHSCYTCNDEPYSEGLESKIGFINHRAYLPMDHRWRHSRLHNGLPEKRKRSLELQVGKIQEQLDRMPNIILGKYPSNKRRQLNGEPNWSKVSILYKLPYWKNKKLKHNIDVMHVEKNISENTYGTLLGIEGKNKDTDKARIDLQNMNFRHTLHLKQRPDGSYDKPRAFFSLSPNERDGFYDFLKSVKYPDGYAANISR, from the exons ATGGATAAAAGTTGGATGACAATGGGTAAGACACCTGATGGCAGATTAAGTCGTCCATATATTGAAGGGGTCaatgcatttattaattttgcaaAGGTGGTTATGGACTTGAGTGGTAATATTCCGTGTCCGTGTATTCACTGTGTGAATTGCTATCGACAATCTCTTCATACTGTGCGTATCCATTTGTTTCATCGTGGGATTATGCAATCTTACATTAATTGGCATAATCATGGAGAATTTCGTGTATTGAACGAGAACATTCATGATAATGAAATGTCGGATGGTGATCATATGGATGGTATCGATGCCTTGGTAGGTGATCGAATTAGAGGGGAACCGAGGAATGTAATCGAAGATGAGGAGGTGCATCATTTTGacaaacttgaggaagatgcAAAGCGTGAGTTGTATCCGGGTTGCACTGATTATAGTATCTTGAAGTTTGTTATTGAGATGTTGAATGTAAAGGTAATGACCAACTTGAGTAATAAGGGACTTGATATGATGTTAGAATTGTTGACAAAGGTTTTACCGAAAGGTAACTTAGTTCCAAGGTCAACTTATGAAGCAAAGAAGATATTACGTGACTTGGGCATGTCATACGAGCATATAGATGCATGCAAAAATGATTGTGCACTATTttggaaggaaaatgaaaaccttgATAAATGCCCGGTGTGTGAGGCGCCTAGGTACAAGGATACACGTGCCCAAGGTAAGAAGATTTCTCATAAGGTATTGCGTTACTTCCCGTTGACACCGAGACTGAGGAGATTGTACACGTCAAGCCAAAGAGCTAAGGACATGAGATGGTATATAGACAAACGTGTGGATGATGGGATAATGAGGCATCCAGCTGATAGTGAGGAGTGGAAGGAGTTTGATTTGCAATATCCTGATTTTGCCCTCGAACCTCGCAATGTAAGGTTGGGGTTGGCTACAGATGGATTTAACCCTTTTGGGAATATGAACAACAACTATAGTATGTGGCCTGTCATACTTATCCCCTATAACCTACCGCCTTGGCTGGTTATGAAAGAGCCATATTTTATGTTGTCTTTGCTTATTCCTGGTCCTCATCAACCGGGAAATGAAATTGATATTTACTTGAAACCATTGGTTGATGAGTTGAAGGAGTTGTGGGAAGAAGGTGTAGAAACTTATGATGCTTATAGTAAAGAGCATTTCCAGATGCGTGCAACTTTATTGTGGACAATACATGATTATCCTGGATTTGGTAACGTGTCCGGGTGGAGGACAAAGGGTTATCATTCTTGTTACACTTGCAATGATGAACCATATTCAGAAGGTTTGGAAAGTAAAATTGGATTCATTAACCATCGAGCTTATTTGCCTATGGATCATCGTTGGAGACATAGTCGGTTGCATAATGGTTTACCAGAGAAACGGAAGAGATCTTTAGAGTTACAAGTGGGAAAGATACAAGAGCAGCTAGATAGAAtgccaaatataattttaggaaagtATCCAAGTAACAAGAGGAGACAACTCAATGGGGAGCCAAATTGGTCAAAGGTAAGTATTTTGTATAAGCTTccatattggaaaaataagaagcTTAAGCACAACATTGATGTTATGCATGTGGAGAAGAACATTAGTGAGAATACTTATGGTACTTTGTTGGGCATTGAGGGGAAAAACAAGGACACTGACAAGGCACGGATAGACTTGCAAAATATGAACTTCAGGCACACGTTGCATTTGAAACAACGTCCTGATGGATCATATGACAAGCCTCGGGCTTTCTTTTCATTAAGCCCCAATGAAAGAGATGGTTTTTATGACTTTTTGAAATCAGTCAAGTATCCAGATGGCTATGCAGCCAACATATCAAG ATAA